From Mya arenaria isolate MELC-2E11 chromosome 12, ASM2691426v1, the proteins below share one genomic window:
- the LOC128211014 gene encoding uncharacterized protein LOC128211014, whose translation MADVDNEITGACMNNNELTPFKVVDLKRYLANRKLNVSGLKCELIERIKGAYRLSITDKRVLEERDREERERRATERFILPCGEGLPPPSTLKAWKSTIDLFPAVEEKDIYNYIVLKRDSKRQLKARTYYVDGHVQKVEVHLISEECSHCYVQASVLPSFPTADKRKSPEYQPWILLSKVTGCIHSAFCNCPAGEGECCNHIGALLYGLEDLTRKKTLAPTSKPCAWNNFSMLSAPRKRKLSPRKSEDLMFSKKKLYNVSVRKVSVNKNHELNSINGCTVNIDRFRQKLVGSKLNVGWLKNFEIETTENEPDLPVLHSVPFNYHDSVNLRDSSSKTVFLDHFDSLKQSAEEIQLTEILTRGQKSGKWQEARKERLTASNFGSICRRKESTEPDGLLRQMLYSNFTSKYTEYGIKHEKAAKRMYAKAMQTDHKGLAVKDSGLVVCADRPYLGASPDGLVFCSHCTESVGLVEIKCPASKKWRMQTPEECCEDNDFFCQLENGKVLLKETHKYYYQVQGQMGITGRKWCDFVVWTCVGLSIQRIAFCESFWLKMLCQLDRFCLESYIPELYAQRVKRGMSLFN comes from the exons ATGGCCGACGTAGACAATGAGATCACTGGGGCGTGTATGAATAACAATGAGTTGACACCATTTAAGGTCGTCGATTTGAAAAGATACCTTGCGAACCGGAAATTGAATGTATCAGGTCTTAAATGCGAATTGATTGAGAGGATAAAAGGCGCATATAGACTTTCTATAACTGACAAACGCGTGCTGGAGGAGAGAGATCGGGAAGAAAGAGAGAGAAGAGCAACCGAACGCTTTATCCTCCCATGTGGCGAGGGTCTTCCACCGCCATCAACACTGAAGGCATGGAAGTCCACTATTGATCTGTTTCCTGCTGTAGAGGAAAAGGATATATACAACTACATTGTACTGAAAAGAGACTCGAAACGTCAATTGAAGGCGAGGACTTATTATGTGGACGGACATGTACAGAAAGTTGAG GTCCATCTCATAAGCGAAGAGTGCAGCCACTGTTATGTTCAAGCTTCCGTGCTGCCATCATTTCCAACTGCAGACAAAAGAAAGTCACCAGAGTACCAACCCTGGATCCTTCTGTCGAAAGTGACTGGCTGCATACACTCCGCGTTCTGCAACTGTCCAGCTGG tGAAGGTGAATGCTGCAACCATATTGGTGCCCTGCTGTATGGACTTGAAGACCTGACGCGTAAAAAAACCCTTGCTCCAACATCCAAACCCTGTGCCTGGAACAACTTCAGCATGCTGTCTGCACCACGGAAACGTAAGCTGTCGCCTAGGAAATCTGAAGATCTTATGTTCTCAAAGAAGAAACTGTACAACGTGTCAGTACGTAaagtttctgtaaacaaaaaccATGAACTGAACTCTATCAATGGATGCACTGTTAACATTGACAGATTTAGGCAGAAACTGGTTGGTTCGAAGTTGAATGTAGGCTggttaaaaaactttgaaattgaaacaactgaaaatgaaccagatCTCCCTGTGTTACATTCTGTGCCATTCAACTACCATGATAGTGTAAACTTGAGGGACAGTTCTAGTAAGACAGTGTTTTTGGATCATTTTGACTCTTTGAAGCAAAGCGCTGAAGAAATTCAATTAACTGAAATCTTAACAAGGGGCCAAAAAAGTGGGAAATGGCAAGAGGCCAGAAAAGAACGCCTAACAGCTTCAAACTTTGGCAGCATCTGTCGTAGGAAAGAATCAACTGAACCTGACGGACTCCTGCGGCAGATGTTGTATTCCAATTTCACAAGCAAGTACACAGAATATGGAATTAAACATGAGAAGGCTGCAAAGAGAATGTATGCGAAAGCAATGCAAACTGACCACAAAGGACTAGCAGTTAAAgacagtggtctagttgtatgtGCCGACAGACCCTACCTTGGTGCCAGTCCAGATGGGCTTGTGTTCTGTTCACATTGTACAGAAAGTGTTGGTCTGGTTGAGATTAAGTGTCCTGCCTCTAAGAAATGGAGGATGCAAACGCCTGAGGAATGCTGTgaagacaatgattttttttgtcagttagaGAATGGCAAGGTGTTACTCAaggaaacacacaaatattactaCCAGGTCCAAGGGCAGATGGGAATCACCGGGAGGAAATGGTGTGATTTTGTAGTTTGGACATGTGTAGGTCTTTCTATACAGAGAATTGCATTTTGTGAatcattttggctgaaaatgttgtgtcAACTTGACAGATTTTGCCTTGAATCATACATTCCTGAACTGTACGCACAACGTGTTAAAAGGGGAATGAGTCTGTTCAATTGA
- the LOC128211015 gene encoding uncharacterized protein LOC128211015 produces the protein MRSFQWNEHRRLCSEHFVGFRGPSFQHTLPSMFPTETGATKTFQPTLLDEDVGDDDDGDTVNDDLDLELSNDDSIQPQLSFVSPSGHAIDTSVHLHDYCMGPVLQPQNQSFRCCDTQTENNCAVMEVQTEESFLGKTADFSSQTEHSTRDFGVQCQLPMLTYDDVKYNDDLVSFYTGIPNRVVFEALFDEIKDEAEVRTSRRKLNYKDSDGGRPRTLSVLDEFFMVLMRLRLGLLFEDLGTRFCISTSQCSDIVERWINYLHVQLSFLVQWPSREVVKNNMPEQFKEKYSNTRIIIDCTEIYSETSSSLSLKSLMYSDYKSHMTHKILVGISPNGVVTFVSDCWVGCTSDKKLTEKCGLLDLLEEGDAIMVDKGFTITDLTTPRGIHLIIPPFKQKGKQFSKREVLLTKDIASLRIHVERQMERIKNFRILHGNIPITQSRRISKVFKICTYLTNLWPPLVQ, from the exons ATGAGATCGTTCCAGTGGAATGAACACAGACGATTGTGTAGTGAGCATTTTGTTGGCTTCAGAGGACCTTCATTCCAGCATACACTTCCATCTATGTTTCCAACTGAGACTGGTGCTACCAAAACCTTCCAGCcaacg CTCCTTGATGAAGAcgtaggtgatgatgatgatggtgatacggtCAATGACGATTTAGACCTAGAACTGTCAAATGATGATAGTATACAGCCACAACTGTCATTTGTATCCCCTTCCGGGCATGCCATTGATACCTCTGTCCACCTGCATGATTACTGCATGGGACCAGTACTACAGCCACAGAATCAGTCCTTTag atGTTGTGACACACAGACTGAGAACAACTGTGCAGTGATGGAAGTACAAACTGAAGAAAGTTTCCTGGGAAAAACAGCAGACTTCAGTTCACAAACAGAACATTCTACTAGAGACTTTGGTGTACAATGTCAGCTACCTATGCTCACATATGATGACGTAAAATACAATGACGATTTGGTCAGTTTTTACACCGGAATCCCTAATCGAGTTGTGTTTGAAGCtttgtttgatgaaatcaaGGATGAAGCTGAAGTGCGGACATCAAGGCGGAAACTTAACTATAAAGATTCAGATGGAGGACGGCCAAGAACTCTAAGTGTTCTGGATGAATTTTTCATGGTGCTGATGCGCCTACGTCTAGGTCTGTTATTTGAAGATCTAGGTACTAGGTTTTGCATATCCACTTCACAATGTAGTGACATTGTTGAAAGATGGATcaactatttacatgtacaattatcctTTCTTGTTCAATGGCCATCTCGTGAGGTAGTgaaaaataacatgcctgaacaatttaaagagaaatattctAACACTAGAATTATTATCGACTGCACTGAAATTTACAGTGAAACATCCAGTTctctttctttgaaaagtttaatgtaCAGTGATTACAAGTCTCACATGACTCATAAGATTTTGGTGGGTATAAGCCCAAATGGTGTTGTAACTTTTGTTTCTGACTGTTGGGTGGGCTGTACCAGTGACAAGAAACTCACAGAAAAATGTGGACTCTTGGACTTGCTTGAAGAAGGAGACGCCATAATGGTTGATAAGGGTTTCACTATTACAGACCTTACTACTCCAAGAGGCATTCATCTCATTATTCCACCATTTAAacagaaaggaaaacaattctCTAAACGTGAGGTTCTCCTTACAAAAGATATTGCAAGTTTACGAATACATGTTGAAAGGCAAATGGAGAGAATCAAGAACTTTCGAATATTGCATGGCAATATTCCTATAACACAGTCAAGGAGAATTTCtaaagtgttcaaaatatgcacatatttgacaAATCTATGGCCACCACTTGTTCAATAA